One segment of uncultured Tolumonas sp. DNA contains the following:
- the flgL gene encoding flagellar hook-associated protein FlgL yields the protein MRVTTNMSYQTKVRSIQSASERLDKANLQMTTGDKFSTSGENVSGMSQKMALSTKIASYQQYATNSSVLDSNLTLEGTALDSITTTLQSAYTLVQRANNDSLSDDDKTSIGNQLEELQTQLYDLMNSKNSDGEYIFSGSQSQTQPFTKGSNGIYVYNGDATQKLMQVSDNDQIASNDSGQSVFQQVATRRTVSTSDSALTLDISSQSQFDTYYKNNYDPTSSGNNDITLSTTAGSPNQYTITDSQGHTQSGEYIANEAIVFNGISLKSSVAAGAAAQVFSLDKPKNDNILNTMGSLINALKDPSSKTKSQMSDLLADTEEHINNTLDKVNVTSGAVGGRQSSLEQILSSNTTLNSIATSAKANASEIDIYEAVSNVSKEQNALTVAQKAFTQISQSTLFDYI from the coding sequence ATGCGTGTGACAACGAATATGAGTTATCAAACCAAAGTTAGATCAATTCAAAGCGCATCAGAGCGTTTGGATAAGGCTAATTTACAAATGACAACTGGCGATAAGTTCTCTACATCAGGAGAGAATGTTTCTGGTATGTCACAAAAAATGGCACTATCAACCAAAATTGCAAGCTATCAACAATATGCTACGAATAGTAGTGTTTTAGATAGTAATCTAACTCTGGAAGGTACAGCGTTAGACTCAATTACAACAACATTACAAAGTGCATATACATTAGTTCAACGGGCTAATAATGATTCATTATCCGACGATGATAAAACATCAATTGGTAATCAGTTAGAAGAATTACAAACTCAACTGTATGATTTGATGAATTCAAAAAATTCTGATGGAGAATACATATTTTCTGGTAGCCAAAGTCAGACGCAACCTTTTACTAAAGGCAGTAATGGCATATATGTCTATAATGGTGATGCAACCCAAAAGCTAATGCAAGTATCAGATAATGATCAAATAGCTAGCAATGATTCAGGGCAAAGTGTTTTTCAACAAGTCGCAACAAGAAGAACGGTATCGACTAGTGATTCTGCATTAACGCTAGATATATCATCTCAATCACAATTTGATACCTATTATAAAAATAATTATGACCCGACATCATCAGGTAATAATGATATTACCTTGTCCACCACAGCAGGATCGCCGAATCAATATACTATAACTGATAGTCAAGGTCACACCCAATCTGGGGAGTATATTGCAAATGAAGCTATTGTTTTTAATGGGATATCATTAAAATCAAGTGTGGCAGCTGGCGCTGCTGCCCAGGTTTTCTCATTAGACAAACCTAAAAATGATAACATCCTAAATACTATGGGTTCATTAATTAATGCACTGAAAGATCCATCATCTAAAACAAAGAGTCAAATGAGTGATCTTTTGGCTGATACAGAAGAGCATATTAACAATACTCTAGACAAAGTGAATGTAACTTCAGGTGCAGTTGGTGGGCGGCAATCGAGTTTGGAACAAATACTATCCTCTAACACAACACTAAATAGTATAGCAACCTCTGCGAAAGCTAATGCATCTGAAATTGACATATACGAAGCCGTAAGTAATGTATCTAAGGAACAAAATGCGCTCACGGTTGCACAGAAAGCATTTACTCAGATCAGTCAATCGACATTGTTTGACTATATATAA
- a CDS encoding flagellin — translation MSLYINTNVSSLNAQRNMSNASKSLDTSYSRLASGLRINSAKDDAAGLQISNRLTSQINGLDQGNRNANDGISMAQTAEGAMDEITTMLQRIRTLSQQSANSSNNTDDRTAIQAEVNQLSSEIDRVSGDSTFGGKKILDGSFSGDFQVGADANQKISFAISFALTIDGIAGSDSTISSFASANGGIDVSTASGAQSILANVDKMIKAVDSKRSELGAVQNRLDSTIRNQSNISENVSAARSRIRDADFATETANMTKQNILQQASSTVLAQANQRPQAALSLLGG, via the coding sequence ATGTCTTTATATATCAATACAAATGTGTCCTCATTAAATGCTCAGCGCAATATGTCAAATGCTAGCAAATCTCTGGATACATCATATTCACGTTTAGCATCTGGTTTACGAATCAACAGCGCTAAAGATGATGCTGCCGGCTTACAAATTTCTAACCGTTTGACTTCTCAAATCAACGGATTAGATCAAGGTAATCGTAATGCAAATGATGGTATTTCCATGGCACAAACCGCTGAAGGTGCAATGGATGAAATCACTACCATGCTGCAACGTATTCGTACTTTATCCCAACAATCAGCCAATAGTTCGAATAACACTGATGACCGTACAGCTATCCAAGCTGAAGTAAACCAGTTGTCGTCAGAAATTGATCGGGTATCCGGCGATAGCACTTTTGGTGGTAAAAAGATTCTTGATGGTTCATTTAGCGGCGATTTTCAAGTCGGTGCGGATGCAAATCAAAAAATATCATTTGCAATTTCTTTTGCATTAACTATCGATGGTATTGCGGGGTCTGACTCTACAATCTCTAGCTTTGCAAGTGCGAACGGCGGCATTGATGTATCAACAGCATCCGGTGCACAAAGCATTTTAGCCAATGTTGATAAAATGATTAAAGCTGTTGACTCTAAGCGTTCAGAATTGGGTGCTGTACAAAACCGATTAGATTCAACAATCCGAAATCAATCAAATATTTCTGAGAATGTGAGTGCTGCACGTTCCCGTATTCGTGATGCGGATTTTGCGACAGAAACAGCGAATATGACTAAACAGAATATTTTACAACAAGCCTCATCAACCGTATTGGCACAAGCTAACCAACGTCCACAAGCCGCATTGTCACTGTTAGGTGGTTAA
- a CDS encoding flagellin, whose protein sequence is MSMYINTNVSSLNAQRNMSNASKSLDTSYTRLASGLRINSAKDDAAGLQISNRLTSQVNGLDQGNRNANDGISMAQTAEGAMDEVTTMLQRMRTLSQQSANSSNNTDDRTAIQAEVNQLSSEIDRISSDTTFGGKKILDGSFNGDFQVGADANQKISFAISFALTVDGIAGSDSTISSFASADGGIDVSSASGAQSVLANVDKMIKAVDSKRAELGAVQNRLDSTIRNQSNISENVSAARSRIRDADFATETANMTKQNILQQASSTVLAQANQRPQSALSLLG, encoded by the coding sequence ATGTCTATGTATATCAATACCAACGTATCCTCGTTGAATGCTCAGCGCAATATGTCTAATGCCAGTAAATCACTGGATACTTCTTACACTCGTTTAGCATCTGGTTTACGAATCAACAGCGCTAAAGACGATGCGGCCGGTTTGCAGATCTCAAATCGTTTGACCTCTCAGGTCAATGGGTTGGATCAAGGTAATCGTAATGCGAATGACGGTATTTCTATGGCACAAACGGCTGAAGGTGCAATGGATGAAGTTACAACCATGCTGCAACGTATGCGTACTTTGTCCCAACAATCTGCCAATAGCTCAAATAATACTGATGACCGTACAGCAATCCAAGCTGAGGTAAATCAGCTGTCATCTGAAATCGACCGTATTTCTTCAGATACCACTTTTGGTGGTAAGAAAATTCTTGATGGTTCATTTAACGGTGATTTCCAGGTTGGTGCGGATGCTAACCAAAAGATTTCATTTGCAATTTCATTTGCGCTCACTGTTGATGGTATTGCAGGCTCTGATTCTACAATATCTAGTTTTGCCAGTGCGGATGGTGGTATTGATGTATCAAGTGCATCAGGTGCACAAAGTGTTCTGGCAAACGTTGATAAAATGATCAAAGCGGTAGATTCTAAACGTGCGGAGCTTGGTGCGGTACAGAATCGTCTGGATTCGACCATTCGAAACCAATCTAATATTTCTGAAAACGTCAGTGCTGCACGTTCTCGTATTCGTGATGCTGATTTCGCAACTGAAACAGCAAACATGACTAAACAGAATATTTTACAACAAGCTTCATCAACCGTATTGGCTCAGGCTAACCAAAGACCTCAGTCCGCATTGTCTCTGTTAGGCTAA
- a CDS encoding flagellar protein FlaG yields the protein MATDISNVSNASLSSTVLDERSGRKTAQVVSGSAQQENKLISDVQKIDTAQKDALASDSDGSKKSNTDKPKLDDIEKQAQSLQDISQLKGWSVNFSVDNDSKDVVIKVVDAETQKVIRQIPSEDMLAISKRIKSLQTGEDSSSELSGLLFDRKA from the coding sequence ATGGCTACTGACATTTCAAATGTAAGTAATGCCAGTCTCTCTTCAACAGTTTTAGATGAAAGGAGCGGTCGGAAGACCGCTCAGGTTGTTTCTGGTTCAGCACAACAAGAGAACAAATTAATCTCAGATGTGCAGAAAATAGACACGGCACAGAAAGATGCATTGGCTTCTGATAGCGATGGGTCAAAGAAATCTAATACTGATAAGCCGAAACTGGATGATATTGAAAAACAGGCGCAATCTTTGCAAGATATTAGCCAACTCAAAGGCTGGTCTGTTAACTTTTCGGTTGATAATGATTCGAAAGATGTCGTCATTAAAGTTGTTGATGCCGAAACTCAGAAGGTAATACGTCAGATTCCTAGTGAGGATATGTTAGCGATAAGCAAGCGTATCAAATCTTTGCAAACTGGCGAAGATAGTAGTTCAGAGCTTTCTGGGTTGCTGTTCGATCGTAAAGCGTAA